The following DNA comes from Astatotilapia calliptera chromosome 6, fAstCal1.2, whole genome shotgun sequence.
TTGGAAAATCCGAATGGTCTTGATCGCGTCATTGCTTGGCTGTTTTTGTGCAGCTGGGATTCTCAGTGTACGTCTTTTGGACCCTTTACATGTGCttctaatggaaaaaaaaatgtaaactgtgaatcatgcaagcTACACTAATAGAAATAAACATTGAAGTGGCCCATTAAATCTTCGATTATGGTGAATaccttaaaaataattctgttcACAGCTTAAATTAACTATTAGCTGGATGTGTAAAGTTCAATTAATAGTTTTAGTTTATAAAACAGcctttttgactttttaaaacagATGAACCGATCCTTCTTGGGAGAAAAGCATTTCATTTAACACATATTTCCTTGACTGCACAACACCTATCAGCCATATTTTCCCAACAGATTGCAAAGTTTATGTAAAGCCCAGAGGCTGCTGGACTTTTGTGAGGAGATATTTCTTTGCTGTCAAGGTCACCTCAGCTCTGTGTGCTCTGATAAGCTGAAGCAACCTTATGCTGTTGTGGAGAACTACAAACACACTGTCTTTGTAGTAATGTGTAGACAGGCTAAAGTCCATTTTTGGTCCGGATActttcaagtaaaagtaaaagtatacTTTTAAGGACCAAGCAGCACTGTGTAATTACACTTGTTTAAAGacctgttttttgttcttgACCAAATGTTGTTTTACATCACGTCCTTGCTGTCAGATCGTGGAGGCCGGAGACACCAACCGTGATGGAGTCCTGGACTTAGAAGAGTTCACTCAGTATCTTCGTAGCCATGAAAAGCAGCTTAAAGACATGTTTCGCAGCCTGGACAATAACAACGATGGTCTGTATCAGATCACAACATGATAGTTTTTGTAATTATCTCACTCGTCTCTCACTCAACCCCTGTGACTTGTGGATATCTGCAGGTCGCATAGATGCAACAGAGATTCAGGTCTGTCTTCGCAACATTGGTGTGAATATTAGCTTGGAGGATGCCAACAGGATTTTGTTAAGGTATGTTATCAATCAGTAATCCATATTGCATTAATAATTCCTACGATCCCTGTCTATCATCAAAAATACTACCTGCCACCATTTCTAATAGGTTGAGCAGCGTGACACTTTCAATATTAAGCCACTGACTATGCTCTATAACCAAACTGGGGAGAATCTTTAGAAGCTGTTCAATCACCTCAGTCACAGTGACCCATTGTTACAGGTTTGTTAGTTACTCTCTAACCTAGAGATTTAGTTTTGTGGAAGATATAATGTCAATTTTTGCTGGAGTCAATCCTCACTCTGGCCCAGtgatggagaggagggagaTTTGTAGTATTTACAAAAGCTGTCTTTTATCCATAAAACCTTGATTTTAgcctcatattttaaaaaaactaaactgattGAATCAGTGGATTATTTTAAGGGGATATTGAAAACATGATCTGAAGAACATTCAGAGAGTTGAaaacatgaatatgaagagaTCTCCACACTAATGAAACTGAGTCTTTAGAATGGattagaatagccctttattgtaaTTGTACATTTACAACAAAATTGTAGGTGCTCTACACCAACTGTCCTGCTgggataaaatataaatagtagacagcaggaataaatagaaaacaagagaaaaatatacaaaaataagaGAACGATTGAAACATTGGACAACAAAATAGTTGCAAAGTGCTCAGTAGTAGTGCAAAGAAAAGACTTGGTCTGAAAAGAGTCCATAGTGATGAAGGTTACTCCGACCATGGCTCAGACTAGGGAGGCAGGATTGGTGGGCAGGGTGTATAGTGTTTGTTGACAGTCTGAATTGCCCAGGGGAGGAAGCTGCTTGTGAGTCTGGAGGTGTGAGACCTGATTGACCTGAGGCGCTgaccagagggcagcaggtcaaacagCTGCCCTCTGGGTTGGGTGCAAGGGGTCACCTGTGATGGGCCTGGTTTTCCTGAGACAGGAGGAGCTGGCGATGGCCTCAAGGGGTGGCAGAGGGCagccaatgattttttgggcagTGTTAATTACCCTCTGCGCAGCCTTCTTGTTCTCAATTGTGACCCCTGCATACCAAACGCCCAGGCAGTACTAGAGCACACTCTTCACTGAGGAGCGGTAGAATGCCAGCAGCAGGTTCTGGTCCAGGTTATTCTTCCTCAGGACATAGAGGAAGTGCAGCCGCTGAACTactaatagtagtagtagtagttaaTAATAAGATGAACTTTTATCGATTTACATGAACTTACTGTGGTTTCAGACGTAAGGTGTCTGAACCCTGCAGACATTCTAACCAGAGGGTGATGTCACTGTGGCTGTGTCCATCTTTGTTGTACAGTCTctggtgtttttctttatatgaattttatgacctttttatctattttttaatatttatttatatgtgttTCCACAGTATAGATAAGGATGGTACAATGACCATTAACTGGAATGAGTGGCGGGACCACTTCCTGTTTAACCCTATCACTAACATGGAGGAAGTGGCGTGCCATTGGAAACGCTCATTGGTAAAGTCAGAAACAAAATTTATCATACAGTATGCAGTGTGTTTGACACCACTGTTAAgaattcaaaatatttttttattccccACTccttgttacttttttttttatacatcttCTGACCTGCATGGCTTCAGTAGATGGTGGACATCGGTGAGCAGCTGACAGTCCCAGATGAATTTtcagaagaggaaaagaagtCTGGGTTTGTCTGGCGGCAGCTGATGGCTGGAGCCATAGCCGGATCTGTATCCCGGACTGGAACGGCCCCTTTAGACAGGCTCAAAGTCTTCCGACAGGTCAGACTGGTGCACTTACTGCCTTATCTCTCTGATCACTCTGAATTCATCCATGTGTTACTGTTTATgtataaaaagtcttttttgagCTCTGATGCTTTAATATTGACTTTCTTGCTTTACTCTGCCAGGTACACGGCTCCTCTGATTTTAAAGGGAATGTGCTAAGCAATTTTCAGACGATGGTGAAAGAGGGAGGAATCTGGTCTCTGTGGAGGGGAAATGGAATCAATGTCCTAAAAATTGCCCCGGAGACTGCTATCAAGTTTGCAGCTTACGAACAGGTGGAGAAAACTATGAACACACATTCAATTTTTCACCTTACACTCCTAACTCTTTCAAGGCTTTACCGTGATTCATcattctcttattattattattttcctttgtCCAAATATTTAAATCGTTCTAAATGATCTATTTAGATcattgtgaaaaataaacatattctCTTATTTATTCTCTCTGTATCGAATATGAATCCAAACCAGCAGCAGCTAGTTTGGTCGAGATATCGCGGAAGTGAGAAACAGATGCAGGACTTCTCAGGCTATTATTTCCTTCACTGTATTCTGGTTGCATGGCAACAAGACTGCAGAAAGTCACAATGTTTTTAACCTTCTGtggtacaaataaaaaaaaaagatttaactaATGAGAGGTGCTTTCCTGAAAATGCTCATTAAATTCTAAAACATGACAGTGTTGTTTCCTCATTAAGGATGTCACCCAAAATGTTGACTTCCTCATTGTGTATTATTATACACAATAAACGCTTTCCCCTCGCTCGTGCACCAGTTTTGCGTGTAAACTTTACGTCTAATTTTGTTTCATAACTGCGATGtaaatatactgtttatactGTCCTTAATCATTaattatatgaataaataaacatttgattttgtgaaATTCTcttgcattttaaatttaaaattattgcttttgtttatgaaggcaaagattttttttctttgcctcaaAAGAAAGGAAGTGTTTTTACGGGGTGTTATGCAGTGGCTTTACTGGTCTGTAAATGTTGCACCTGATCTAAAACAATGGGACTCCAGTATTAGACTAACAGGCATTCAGCTTCCGTTACCTACTGATCTACTAGAAATTCTGAGAACCACAAACCCTCCAAATCCTGGAGTGCTCACCACTGACCCAATCTGAGGCTCACTTTGTGCTATTTCTCGATTCTATTACTCTCTTTCCTTGCTGTTTCCATTACCAGgccttcagtttttgttttttgcttttttaccaGGTAGATTTTCTACAAGTGTTTTAGTTGTTCTAGCATCCAATATTGAGGAAAGCTGCTGATAGCTAccagtcatcttttttttaaatttcacaacTCAAGGCTTGAATTTCTTGGACATTTTGTGCTTGGTGACATCTTAAAAGCAAAGCTTGCATGGAACAGATGTAAAAGCTGACAGTCATGTTATTCTTATtgttcagtttactttttaacgATACATTAACAATAATTGCCAAAATAATTTGTCTTTCTTCTCTGATTGTACAACCATTTCATATTATTAACTTAAAAATTATGTATTTCTGCACAGATCAAGAAAATGATGCGTGGCAGTAATGAATCTAGGACTTTAAAAGTACATGAGAGATTCGTTGCCGGTTCTTTGGCTGGAGCAACAGCTCAGACAGCCATCTATCCAATGGAGGTAACAGACataaagaatatttttatattattgagaaaacacattttatagaCTTAAGTTCTCTCCTTAAGTTCTCTCCTTTTGtctgcttctgtttcttttccttctctcttcttCCCCTCAGGTGTTAAAGACCCGTCTCACACTGAGAAAAACAGGTCAATACTCAGGAATAGCAGACTGTGCCAAACAGATCCTACAGAGAGAAGGCGTCGCAGCCTTCTACAAGGGCTATATACCTAACTTGCTGGGTATTATCCCTTACGCTGGCATCGATCTGGCTGTCTACGAGGTCAGAGAGACATGAAAACCTACAGCTCCCGCTGTGTTTTCCTTAGTCTTGATCTTCTTTTCATGTCTTTTATTCAACAGACTCTGAAGTTTTCTTGGCTGAACAGGAACAGAGGTTTAGTGGACCCAGGGGTCACGGTGCTGGTTGGATGTGGTGCCGTGTCCAGCACTTGTGGACAACTGGCAAGTTACCCTTTGGCGCTGATCCGTACCCGAATGCAAGCGCAAGGTGAGGATACGCGTGCTTGTACTCACAGTTACAAATAAGTGACAAGTGAGAGGAATTTCAACACATGCTGGTGTGCAAAGAAATTCCTTCATAtatgaattttatatttataagaTTTGATGTGACTCTCCAGGCGATACATATGGTAAAGCATCATTCAAAGCATCAACTGCACATAATCGCATAAAGTAATGAGGGCAACTGTTTTTATTGTGCTAATACAGCTGAAATGGACAAGTACTACAATATAAGCTGATGCCGTCTCGAAGAAATATTGTCATATGCTTTGGTTATTGACAATTACGGTTCTGAGGGGTTGTGCACTAGTCGAATAACTGTCTTACGGCTAATTTAGCCTTCTGCTGTAAATCTATGTAAAGCCTACGATGCAACCTACGTAAGTGGCCGAATTCTTTAGCAGAATTCATGCTTTCGTGGGGGTTTTTATGGGTTAGTTAGTTATATGTTGCCCCGGCCATAATAGAAAGAAATAAAGTGTTGGGTCCTTTTTCCTGTGTCCTGTGTCCCTTCTATTTGTTCTGGTCATAGGGAAACAAATTATTTCCATTTGTTTGGAAATCCACAGGAAAAATTAACAGTACTGAAAAGGCCAATCACAATAGTCGCAGGTTGCATCTATGCATCTATGTCATTAGATTTCCAGGGAGATACAAATCAGGTTACAGTGTACTTATGGCataaatgtaaaacataaatttaaaacaGAATCATAAACTGCCTGTTAGCAAGATGTCGAGCCACCAGAGGGCTTTTAAACAGTAgaccaaaaaaaggaaacaaagaacaTCTTAGTCCAAGGTATATTTCTTAACTTTTTTCCAGAGTCTTTAGCTCAGTTTTCTTTCAACAGAGTTTGCTTAGTGTTTATAACAAGTTCAGAAATATGTAGGATTGACATGTTCAGCTCCATCAGATGAAGACCATATTGTGCCCCTTGTGTTAAAATGATCTTGATGTGGCTCATCTCTTTACTTTCCCAACAGCTTCAGTGAAGGGAGCCCCTAAAGTCTCCATGCTGACATTGCTTCAAACCATTTTGAGCCAGGAGGGCATCACTGGACTTTATCGAGGAATTTCTCCCAACATGCTCAAAGTCATCCCCGCTGTGAGCGTGTCCTATGTCGTCTATGAATACACAAGGATATTCCTTGGAGTGGATATAGAGGGTAGGAGGGTAGGAAAAGGAAAGGGGTAGCAAAAGGAGAAACTGTGGTGCTTTTTACCTGCAAGCTGTTGGAAGTGCATGGGTCGACAGGCTTTTGAATGATACAAGAGAATGTAAGTCTTGAATTTTGAAGATAAGGATGAGAGAAATCGACATATATACTGTATGTTATATATACAGTAATCTGTTTGAAATTCTGACATTTGGGTGACATGTGATCTGTAATTGCTTTGCAATGCATGTCAGCAGATGTGTGAAAGCTAACAGACTGACATTTTGCTGCTGGAGTGACCTGGACATATGAGGATTTGCATGAACTTGACTGAGAACAGGTAAAAGGTATAGTCGATCTTGAAAACCATATTATATTGctacaacattattttttttcttccaggtgGTACTTAGAGAAGATGGAGGGCTGATCCAATTTCCTCAATTCTCTCTAAGTAGAGAGACTTACAGGGTCTCCCAGTCCCACATATTTTACATGTAAGGGGTCTGATCTCCATGGGGATACTCTTTAAGAGACATCACTGATTGGCTACAGAGTCAGAGAACCTAGGTTACAAAGTAACTAACTGTTCTCTTATGTATCAAGGCTCTCTCTCCACTCATTTTCCATGTATATGAGGACTCTGTAACAAACACAGTTAGGAAACGAAGCAAATGTAGCACAAAATGGCAGCTGAGTACTAGTGTGATTGTAGAGTTCTTCTACACATAAGCATATGCTCATGGTTTTGATCCAAGATGCTACCAAAGGTTAGCTGCCTCTCCCAAGCACTACGCCTACTTGCAAATGTAAGGAAAGCCACTTGgctacagtgaaaaaacaacatCATTCTCAACCATATGTGAGCCATGTGCTACAGAATCTAGCATGTGTTTTTCAATTAAGTCACTTTTAGCAGTCAAATCTGGTAAAAGTGGACAAGTTCGTCCAAAAGGCTCCTGTAAAAAATTTCTGTGAGAAACACATCCTGCAATAAAGCACATGAGGTGGGAGAACTCCTAAAGGGAAGACATGCATTCTGCAGGTCCTGGACTGCCCATTTAAATGAATAGTAGGTCACCTCCACAATCCAGTGACAGGTTTTCCCAGGCAGTCTGGTCTATTACCAACGAGTAGTTCACCTACTGATCTCTGAGCACAAGTCTGAAAAAGATACATCTTGAAAACAAGGCCTTAAAGTGAAATGGAGGTTTTGTGTAAAGCACCGCCTGCATAATCTGGCAGCCAGCTGCAACACTACCTGTGTGCTGAAAGGTCGTTCTCACAGCTGACACCACAACCAGCATGCACACAAAACCATTACCTCCAAATCCCATGGCAGGACAGCACAGCATAACACTACGAGCACTTTTGGCAACCAGGCAATACAGGTGCTAGTTTATGACGACCAGCAAAGGTTGTTTTCATGGCTGCAATCAGTCCCCTCAAAGCTAACAGGGACTTGTAGAAACTGGAGAATGTCAGGGGCTGTGCAGATGAGGGAATCCACCTGTCTCACATTGAACTCTCTGTTTCAACTTTGCTTGAACTACTATGTAGTCATACGAACACACCACCCTGTTTGACCAAGAGCCTTCGGCAACGCTGTGGCTGGAAACTCAGAGGCCAGGCCTAAAGCCTCAGCCTCTGTGAAAGGAGATGATAAATGTTGCTAAGATACAGACCTGATGACCACAATGATGAGGGTCACTCAACCTAAACTCTTTGCAGGACGATACAGAGGCGGGTAAAGGGATGCAGGTCAAATAGAAGGCCCCTAAGGCCACGGATGTGCCACTGTGCAGATAGCTGACCGAAAACACAACCCAGCGACACAAAGCTCACATCACCTGAGTCCTCTGAAACTGGCTGGGCTGGTGTAGCCTGTGGTGTCTTTAGGATACATTCTTCACAGCCTTGTGGGTGCATCGTTAACACTTCCTCTTGAGCCTGCGGTAACATCAAGGTTCCATTTGACTTGAACAAAGCCGGTTGTACAATCCTTTGGACAGACAGACCTGTCTTCACATCTTTTCTTACCAGCAAGTGGAAACTTCTGCTAATCACAATTACACAAACAATAGACACAAACACTCAATGCAAGTTGAACAAACTGTAACACAGTGGTCACGGGAAACACACCACACAACTCCAGTCTCTCAGTTTCAACTGTGCAAACCCTGTTTATTCTCACAATTAGTGATTTAGTGGTCACACTTTACAGTGCCCTTTCCTCCGTCTGCGTCCCTCTgatttctctctctgcttcacACTGCCGGTCCCAACGTCCTACTATGTAAATAAGGGAGGTCACGATTAGCTGATGACTGGCAACAGTGCCAGTCAGGCTCCCCTGGCACTGCCCCGGAACCCTCTgccccacccctcccctgcCGCTGCGCCACAAACCGCACCCCGCCACCATACTCATGTTTTCTGGACTCCATGGAAATCAAGTTAGTAAAAAGCCCTGCACACATTGCACCTACACTGCAGTATTGCCAACCATTGTGTGTACACCACAGGTGATGTCTTAAACAGTATACACAGTAACTGAGCTTGGGGGATCAGTCCTTGTACATGTGGAATATGTAGGGTGGAGGTACACTCCTGACTTAAAAGGGCCACAATTAGTAAAGCAAAGCAATaggtattgaaaaaaaaaactactgaaGAGGCACTCTGCCATGCATTTTCTAGAAGAGTTACAACTGAATAAAGCACACCCAAAGACTTTATGTTTTACAGAAGATGAACTGCCAAAGCCATATCAAGGAGCACAGATTGTTTCAGATAACTTCTTTGGCTAAATGCTCATGGGTAATGTCACTGTTCTTATGCAGAGAGGTATTTGAATGCTTTCTTACCACATGGGCCAGTGCCATGTACAGTATTTTCATAAACACTATACTAAGACTTATCTTTGTCTGTATCATGAAACAATAATAGTATTTAATGCAAGTGAACATTTTTTCTCAATATCAAAATATGTATCaatgagaaataaaatgaaagcagtGAACTAAATAAACtttgtaatttgtgtttattGAATGCTCCTTGTATTTGGTGACAGTGTGTTAAAAGATGAAAGTCAGACTTTAAGAACACTCCTAGTAAACCCCACCTTGTTATTTTTACCTGACATACAGCAATTATgcaattaaattcaaatttaatgaatgaaaaattGTTTGTGGGGTTTGTACTTACCGTTTCCTATGAGAAGTAATTATTTTGTGAATTTCCAAATAATTTCCTGCGGTTATCCAGGAGAGCACTTCATTGCAGTCTAGAAGCTGTTGAACGCCAGTGAAGAgtgagtttttaaatgtttccaaaTCTTTGAAATTGTCAGATTTTTCTTAATTTGCAATACAatatgaggatttttttttaaatcagaattgTGGCCCTTACCGTATATAATTTAGTTCTTCTAATAGTCAAGACTGTTCAATTGGGAACAGTTGATAATAatgaagaaagaggaaaacctCCAAATTCTTCAATTTCACTCAGATCAATAGCTACACAGTTCAAACTTGGACACAGTTGGGTGTTTCAACTGGAcactgatcccaaacacacatcgaAACTGGTGCAGGAATGGATAAAGCAGGCAATAAACATAAAGGCAAAAAATAGACTCAACAGAAGCTTCTACCCACAGGCTGTCAAACATGCCCTACCTCCAACCTGATTGAAGGTTAACTGCACTGACAAGACTCATGgatgttatatatataatatatttttgtgtgtgtgtgtgtgtgtgtgtgtgtgtgtgtgtgtgtgtgtgtgtgtgtgtgtgtgtgtgtgtgtgtgtgtgtatgtatgtatgggtGGGTGTATCCGTATGTATGCATTTGTATGTATAACTTATACATATCTTTCTTGTGTAAATGTTACGTTATTGTGTATTTCACACAATGGAAAGATGCCAAACTGTGTGTCATTGTTcttgtagcagtgacaataaaaatctattctattctaaagcTCCTTgaatggccttcccaaagtTCTCAACACTGTTGAAAATGGATCTGTGCCAGGAAACCAACCAGTTTAAATGAACTccaattctgccaagaagagtggtcaaatatccaACAATAATTGTACtagaagcttgttgatggctaccaaaagtgTTTGGTTGAGGTGCATCTTGCTAAGGCACTTAGCACTGAGCCAAATATTATTGGtgatataaaaaaatgaaaacttgtacatccagtttttattttttaaagtcatgacAGATGtatgtttggagtttagtctgttactgttgcttttttttttttaccatttcttcttggagcaactgtaacccacatcatTTCCTTAGGggttaataaagtattctgattctgatagttTCAGGCTACATgtcctgccattatccaatgacacatctgcttacctgtatcttttgcttgtttctcctcctcttcttttctattttttctaagcTGAGGActtgatggctttgaacttttcttgtccatct
Coding sequences within:
- the LOC113023801 gene encoding calcium-binding mitochondrial carrier protein SCaMC-1-like isoform X2 gives rise to the protein MGPQRTWFPWVHCQESESSSPDEEREQRWAELFEQLDINKDGHIDILELRRGLADQGLSKGSVEKIVEAGDTNRDGVLDLEEFTQYLRSHEKQLKDMFRSLDNNNDGRIDATEIQVCLRNIGVNISLEDANRILLSIDKDGTMTINWNEWRDHFLFNPITNMEEVACHWKRSLMVDIGEQLTVPDEFSEEEKKSGFVWRQLMAGAIAGSVSRTGTAPLDRLKVFRQVHGSSDFKGNVLSNFQTMVKEGGIWSLWRGNGINVLKIAPETAIKFAAYEQIKKMMRGSNESRTLKVHERFVAGSLAGATAQTAIYPMEVLKTRLTLRKTGQYSGIADCAKQILQREGVAAFYKGYIPNLLGIIPYAGIDLAVYETLKFSWLNRNRGLVDPGVTVLVGCGAVSSTCGQLASYPLALIRTRMQAQASVKGAPKVSMLTLLQTILSQEGITGLYRGISPNMLKVIPAVSVSYVVYEYTRIFLGVDIEGGT
- the LOC113023801 gene encoding calcium-binding mitochondrial carrier protein SCaMC-1-like isoform X1, whose product is MGPQRTWFPWVHCQESESSSPDEEREQRWAELFEQLDINKDGHIDILELRRGLADQGLSKGSVEKIVEAGDTNRDGVLDLEEFTQYLRSHEKQLKDMFRSLDNNNDGRIDATEIQVCLRNIGVNISLEDANRILLSIDKDGTMTINWNEWRDHFLFNPITNMEEVACHWKRSLMVDIGEQLTVPDEFSEEEKKSGFVWRQLMAGAIAGSVSRTGTAPLDRLKVFRQVHGSSDFKGNVLSNFQTMVKEGGIWSLWRGNGINVLKIAPETAIKFAAYEQIKKMMRGSNESRTLKVHERFVAGSLAGATAQTAIYPMEVLKTRLTLRKTGQYSGIADCAKQILQREGVAAFYKGYIPNLLGIIPYAGIDLAVYETLKFSWLNRNRGLVDPGVTVLVGCGAVSSTCGQLASYPLALIRTRMQAQASVKGAPKVSMLTLLQTILSQEGITGLYRGISPNMLKVIPAVSVSYVVYEYTRIFLGVDIEGRRVGKGKG